From Humisphaera borealis, the proteins below share one genomic window:
- a CDS encoding VOC family protein: MELADDSEPLKLQRDPRPILPEPPPVRLVAVDDVVLLTPPGKEPQLDAFYVGLLRMEREDQELPVRPPTAPILGDAAPNLPAARVRRPLPALPAGAIQGPVYRAEKHRVSFHVLEPLFERDSLRPLGVEVPSLTSTRLQIERLEIDYTRQKGLYAGQDSLLLKDPGGNWIEIMESRPI; encoded by the coding sequence ATGGAACTCGCCGACGACAGCGAACCGTTGAAACTGCAGCGCGACCCGCGTCCGATCCTTCCCGAGCCGCCGCCAGTTCGGCTGGTGGCGGTGGACGACGTTGTATTGCTCACGCCGCCCGGGAAGGAGCCGCAGCTCGACGCGTTCTACGTCGGTCTGTTGCGGATGGAGCGGGAGGATCAGGAGTTGCCCGTCCGCCCGCCCACGGCGCCGATCCTCGGCGACGCGGCACCGAACCTGCCAGCGGCGCGCGTGCGACGGCCTCTGCCGGCCTTGCCGGCGGGGGCGATCCAGGGGCCGGTGTACCGGGCGGAGAAGCACCGAGTGTCGTTCCATGTTCTGGAGCCGTTGTTCGAACGCGACAGCCTGCGACCACTCGGAGTTGAAGTGCCATCGCTCACCTCCACGCGGCTACAGATCGAGCGGTTAGAGATCGACTACACCCGCCAGAAGGGGCTGTACGCAGGACAGGATTCTCTGCTGCTGAAAGACCCCGGCGGCAACTGGATTGAGATCATGGAAAGCCGACCGATCTGA
- the coaE gene encoding dephospho-CoA kinase (Dephospho-CoA kinase (CoaE) performs the final step in coenzyme A biosynthesis.): MFQGIPIIGIVGGVGSGKSHVAHLFGNLGCLVISSDKQVTEAYALPEVLNQIRQRWGDEAIGPQGLINRKLIASKVFNVPAERQWLESLLHPVVANLRDAVMQQAAQQSERPVAFIWDTPLLFEVGLADRCDAVVFVDTPDDVRLDRVRRSRGWDAGELRRREISQWPLDKKRRLSHYVITNAAETPDSCPATKDPARPPEVDSPVASVDGEISGSCELRRQVRQVLSRIVSDLRAN, translated from the coding sequence GTGTTTCAGGGTATCCCTATCATTGGCATCGTGGGCGGTGTCGGCAGCGGCAAGAGCCACGTCGCGCACCTCTTTGGCAACTTGGGATGTCTGGTGATCAGTTCCGATAAACAGGTCACCGAGGCTTATGCTCTCCCGGAAGTTTTGAACCAGATTCGGCAACGATGGGGTGATGAAGCGATTGGCCCGCAGGGCCTGATCAATCGTAAGCTGATTGCGTCGAAGGTGTTCAACGTGCCGGCCGAGCGGCAATGGCTCGAAAGCCTGCTGCACCCGGTGGTGGCGAATCTGCGTGATGCGGTGATGCAGCAGGCTGCGCAGCAATCGGAGCGGCCCGTCGCGTTTATCTGGGATACGCCGCTCCTTTTTGAGGTCGGCCTGGCAGATCGCTGCGACGCGGTGGTTTTTGTGGATACCCCCGACGACGTCCGGCTGGATCGGGTCAGGAGATCCCGCGGGTGGGACGCCGGGGAATTAAGACGTCGGGAAATTTCACAATGGCCTCTGGACAAAAAGCGGAGACTGTCTCATTATGTGATCACGAACGCGGCGGAAACGCCTGATTCGTGTCCCGCTACGAAAGATCCCGCCCGCCCACCGGAAGTTGACTCCCCAGTAGCATCGGTAGACGGCGAGATCAGCGGCTCATGCGAGTTGCGCCGTCAGGTCAGGCAGGTGCTCTCCAGAATTGTATCCGACCTCCGGGCGAACTAG
- a CDS encoding protein-arginine deiminase family protein yields MQIQTLEARTLFSALFPQTDIRVDSNRDGVITVADNTKEETWTSGKLGAGAVILPNFDRDNTTSLAPDNWAGGNWNGRPAAPNNIIDNTADLADVGRFRLYRLGSDFESYQYKVTLQIIGPATDSAFHKGILPQDRVRVFFPSKQTADGNLTVQPGDVAVFGPGLGDTIRFVNNPAALNEYAMSDLGGDGYLEFGIEGLRAGAQVRLKLTIEYDPILTDIVVAGEPAEPPTVMTDTAVLRVAPFVLSDNRMKVKKAIVENMNRYGFDNAELRNTMSQVFGSRKVESRSGDIWQQDGYEIGYVAAPYGSMSAVLDLPRATDVFFEQGVTMRSFVRGTLLGSGVGVATDVAGFPHVTSSAFGGDIEGIGKAGGKPGQPGYMLASGMPQFLKDFIAAQGTHQVIDLKLDDWLSVAHVDEVIHYAADGKHVAVADPESAWALLLWAAKLNPNVKMHPTLNGNEWLPNADPAGVKASVYLNNPILRQQNMEYAMAASRLPAAWNAIKSALKLTEELTTPAAAGANTGTARLVRGGAFTQFLSGVKRTFQIKFTDADRYRLRYSDNGGTTWSGWADGQRSKDCVFPEAKAFLLKHYWTGVSKAGDVFTYATNPAATLIKMPVLFYGPDAFFQGAPIGQSVVIEGPPRLGAFTMNHVNSLVDGGTVITGKAQGPKVAWRGGTASDILEDYAAAVFRGAGYTTVRFADAAIYHNSGGSIHCGTNAIREIPTEKWWA; encoded by the coding sequence ATGCAAATCCAAACCCTCGAAGCGCGAACTCTTTTTTCGGCACTCTTTCCCCAGACTGACATTCGTGTCGATTCCAATCGCGACGGCGTCATTACCGTCGCCGACAATACGAAAGAAGAGACCTGGACGTCAGGCAAGCTGGGGGCCGGGGCGGTCATCCTGCCCAACTTCGATCGCGACAACACCACGTCGCTCGCCCCCGACAACTGGGCCGGCGGCAACTGGAATGGCCGTCCGGCCGCGCCCAACAACATCATCGACAACACCGCCGACCTGGCCGACGTCGGCCGGTTCCGCCTGTACCGCCTCGGGTCCGACTTCGAGTCCTACCAGTACAAGGTGACGCTACAGATCATTGGCCCGGCGACCGACTCGGCATTCCACAAAGGCATCCTGCCGCAGGATCGGGTGCGTGTCTTTTTCCCGTCGAAACAGACTGCCGACGGAAACCTCACCGTCCAGCCCGGCGATGTCGCCGTCTTCGGGCCGGGTCTCGGTGACACGATCCGGTTCGTCAACAACCCCGCCGCTCTGAACGAGTATGCGATGTCCGATCTCGGCGGCGACGGCTACCTGGAGTTCGGCATCGAGGGGCTGCGAGCCGGGGCACAGGTCCGACTGAAGCTGACGATCGAATACGATCCGATCCTCACCGACATCGTCGTCGCCGGCGAGCCGGCCGAGCCGCCGACCGTGATGACCGACACCGCCGTTCTTCGCGTCGCGCCGTTCGTGCTGTCGGACAACCGGATGAAGGTGAAGAAGGCGATCGTCGAGAACATGAACCGTTACGGCTTCGATAACGCAGAACTGCGCAACACGATGTCGCAGGTGTTCGGCAGCCGAAAGGTCGAGTCGCGCAGTGGGGATATCTGGCAGCAGGACGGGTATGAGATCGGTTACGTCGCCGCTCCCTACGGATCGATGTCGGCGGTGCTCGATCTGCCCAGGGCAACCGACGTCTTTTTCGAACAAGGGGTGACCATGCGGTCGTTCGTACGCGGAACGCTGCTGGGATCGGGCGTAGGCGTGGCGACGGATGTTGCCGGGTTTCCGCACGTCACCAGCAGCGCCTTCGGCGGCGATATCGAGGGCATCGGCAAGGCCGGCGGAAAGCCCGGTCAGCCCGGATACATGCTTGCCAGCGGAATGCCGCAGTTCCTGAAGGACTTCATTGCGGCGCAGGGCACGCATCAGGTGATCGACCTGAAACTCGACGACTGGCTCAGCGTCGCTCATGTGGACGAGGTGATTCACTATGCCGCCGATGGCAAGCATGTCGCGGTGGCCGATCCGGAATCGGCCTGGGCTCTGTTGCTCTGGGCGGCGAAGCTGAACCCAAATGTGAAGATGCACCCTACGCTCAACGGCAACGAGTGGCTGCCGAACGCCGACCCTGCCGGCGTCAAGGCATCGGTGTACCTGAACAACCCGATCCTGCGCCAGCAGAACATGGAATACGCCATGGCGGCGAGCCGACTGCCGGCGGCATGGAACGCGATCAAGTCGGCGTTAAAGCTGACGGAAGAGCTCACCACGCCGGCCGCGGCAGGTGCCAACACGGGCACCGCCAGGCTCGTACGCGGTGGGGCGTTTACGCAGTTTCTTTCCGGCGTGAAACGCACCTTCCAGATTAAGTTCACCGACGCCGACCGCTACCGGCTGCGATACAGCGACAACGGCGGAACCACCTGGTCGGGCTGGGCCGACGGACAGCGGTCCAAGGACTGCGTTTTCCCTGAAGCCAAAGCTTTCCTGCTCAAGCACTACTGGACGGGCGTCTCCAAGGCCGGCGATGTGTTTACTTATGCAACCAACCCGGCGGCGACCCTGATCAAGATGCCGGTGCTCTTCTACGGCCCGGACGCGTTCTTCCAGGGTGCACCGATCGGCCAAAGCGTGGTCATTGAAGGCCCTCCACGCCTTGGCGCATTCACGATGAATCACGTTAACTCGCTGGTAGACGGCGGTACGGTCATCACCGGAAAGGCGCAGGGGCCGAAGGTCGCCTGGCGTGGCGGGACGGCGAGCGACATTCTCGAAGACTACGCCGCCGCTGTGTTCCGCGGGGCCGGATATACAACCGTCCGTTTTGCGGACGCTGCCATTTATCACAACTCCGGCGGAAGCATTCATTGTGGCACGAACGCGATCCGCGAGATTCCGACGGAGAAGTGGTGGGCGTGA